A genomic segment from Amyelois transitella isolate CPQ chromosome 15, ilAmyTran1.1, whole genome shotgun sequence encodes:
- the LOC106138357 gene encoding uncharacterized protein LOC106138357, translating to MPKQMEIEGFQTLHAHVLRSKPGVESEPWRRQCGCLKTSDKLKELLKTFPTPPPPPSPADEQMLRNPESNPFDVNRVTVSKCMYPSFNSHNDCISAFCTHHQPIRRPPLPKILDFQDKDIAEQTEEKMFKKSLDRKSWSIVYDLVQLIQLSVTATALALYYLIYCYMQLVYYTLRSALYFHNADGPMKVTIGVVTITSVIVGFNLLLRMERLIGVF from the exons ATGCCGAAGCAAATGGAGATTGAAGGCTTTCAGACTCTTCACGCGCACGTGTTGAGGAGCAAACCGGGAGTGGAAAGCGAGCCCTGGAGGCGGCAGTGCGGGTGTCTGAAGACCAGCGACAAGTTGAAGGAGCTTTTGAAGACATTCCCCACGCCACCGCCTCCACCGTCGCCCGCCGATGAACAAATGTTGAGAAACCCTGAATCGAACCcc tTTGACGTGAATCGCGTCACAGTATCAAAATGCATGTACCCATCCTTCAATTCACACAACGATTGCATATCGGCGTTCTGCACTCACCACCAGCCGATACGGCGGCCCCCCCTGCCCAAAATACTGGACTTTCAGGACAAGGACATTGCGGAACAAACGgaagaaaaaatgtttaagaaG TCCTTAGACCGTAAGTCCTGGAGCATCGTGTACGACTTGGTGCAGCTGATCCAGTTGTCCGTGACGGCGACGGCGCTAGCCCTGTACTACCTCATCTACTGTTACATGCAGCTCGTCTACTACACCCTGAGGAGTGCACTGTACTTCCATAACGCTGATGG GCCAATGAAAGTGACGATAGGAGTGGTGACGATAACTTCAGTAATAGTGGGTTTCAATCTACTGCTGAGGATGGAACGATTAATTGGCGTATTTTGA
- the LOC106138374 gene encoding myb-like protein I → MDESAKNSPCKVCNDGADEAQLRAEVEHLRQHLAERDAHILALEGEFIKSTTKANNFEEQLNTWREKYERLYDSHKRVQKLNQVLEEKLLQMVDKMKGEKSQLTKDIATLSVRLAESKHNYSMLQKENERYKNDMNLAIQLLQCKPDNFVSQKLDNLSVDTQARVSQYVMSKTSKPSSSSQSKNGNENDTFDASEYEFNISASLMSKILEDSIQDTVTKHCDTCTCSKSQNKPFCYNESYYSVATQTFLSGEMKNSLCLSCNGEIKSMNSNLSIRSGSPHGIKLLNEKTPFGLTGPLYIVPQHVPEIQKDNHDSVSLKSISDKIKPNHVIHNHNIVENITMESKLPLETVSSNIEEAKQMNKNTSVNMEPAVHHKLCDRTKSLSSKKSSIHSVGNEDFLVKDTLTSKEHNIKNDNQIMDNRSGRKNSQSSMGAISRTSSLAKSTVSTHKSNTQIGPGPRFCHLRMQAGSKNILLDNAEPDLPPVLYRRQSKCNENSIFKDLADDLDHFIDNDKNEEDMKINNNVVIESTLIDVHVDSNNKDTQLTDQKTGINPVLLNVSSSPLQPLKTHTFSNSSEHNNNNSRSIGSQQNNVEVDNLLNDFTPEVTNVQNNNTQSVSVDCHVKHEAVTPVENNGVKIFNFDRYEQNKIGSQFNRPLRKIDMSQLHSIENTKISKDRPPQTDGSKLEKKVIPSLKAALPAVVNVYPNLTQTHLKVNEHKKVFTNEQSTSSLSSDDSAAMLQKQQLLRVAEWVEKNLEQQNSYSDPLEDEVSFNNRSVRRDSKVCRLTETLNELALNMPHPVSKYSKSYSREGRTWPHVNNKTSAQTEEKPKKHVPNTIITSNVVKETIFPVESGEATVTENKPNMNKVNNIEEFDVGKELREALKSTGDKEITAEDLARMEYNVKKFLLSGPHWANPGSVGRSRRTSSKTETDV, encoded by the exons ATGGATGAAAGCGCTAAGAACTCCCCTTGTAAG GTATGCAATGATGGTGCGGACGAGGCGCAGTTGCGGGCTGAAGTGGAGCACCTTCGCCAGCACCTTGCTGAGAGAGATGCACACATTCTAGCCCTAGAGGGTGAATTCATCAAGAGTACAACCAAAGCGAATAACTTTGAGGAACAGCTTAATACCTGGCGGGAAAAATACGAAAG ATTGTATGATTCACACAAGAGGGTGCAGAAATTAAACCAAGTTCTGGAAGAGAAGTTGTTGCAAATGGTTGACAAGATGAAAGGAGAGAAGAGCCAGTTGACCAAAGATATTGCCACACTCTCTGTAAGGCTAGCCGAGTCCAAACACAATTACAGCATGCTGCAGAAGGAAAat GAAAGATACAAGAATGATATGAATCTAGCAATCCAGCTCCTTCAATGCAAACCAGATAATTTTGTATCCCAGAAACTTGATAAC CTCTCAGTCGACACGCAGGCGAGGGTCTCGCAATACGTCATGTCAAAAACTTCAAAGCCATCAAGTTCATCTCAATCTAAAAATGGCAACGAAAATGACACTTTCGATGCGAGTGAGTATGAATTCAATATTTCAGCTTCTCTTATGTCTAAAATTCTCGAGGACAGCATTCAAGACACGGTGACTAAGCATTGTGATACGTGTACTTGTTCTAAATCACAGAATAAGCCCTTCTGCTATAATGAAAGTTATTATTCTGTAGCAACACAAACATTCCTCAGTGgagaaatgaaaaattccCTATGTTTAAGTTGCAATGGAGAGATTAAATCAATGAACTCCAACTTGAGCATTAGAAGTGGCTCTCCCCATGGAATTAAACTTCTGAATGAAAAGACGCCTTTTGGCTTGACTGGGCCTTTGTATATAGTACCACAGCATGTTCCTGAAATTCAAAAAGATAACCACGATAGCGTGAGTTTGAAAAGCAtttctgataaaataaaacctaatCATGTGATTCACAATCACAACATCgttgaaaatataacaatggAGTCAAAATTGCCACTGGAAACGGTCTCATCTAACATAGAGGAAgcaaaacaaatgaataagAATACAAGCGTTAATATGGAACCAGCTGTACACCATAAACTTTGTGATCGCACCAAATCATTGTCTAGTAAGAAAAGTAGCATTCATAGTGTAGGAAATGAAGATTTTCTAGTTAAGGATACATTAACTTCTAAagaacataatattaaaaatgataatcAGATTATGGATAACAGAAGCGGAAGAAAAAATTCTCAGAGTTCAATGGGTGCTATAAGTAGAACATCATCCTTAGCAAAGTCTACAGTAAGTACTCACAAATCTAACACACAAATTGGGCCTGGCCCAAGGTTTTGTCATTTACGTATGCAAGCAGgttctaaaaatattcttcttgATAACGCCGAGCCGGATTTGCCTCCAGTTTTATACAGACGTCAAAGCAAATGTAATGAAAACTCTATTTTCAAAGATCTTGCAGACGATTTAGATCATTTTATTGACAATGACAAAAATGAAGaagatatgaaaataaataataacgtaGTTATAGAGAGTACTCTTATCGACGTCCATGTTGatagtaataataaagataCACAGTTGACAGACCAAAAGACAGGCATCAATCCAGTGCTATTGAATGTTTCCTCGTCGCCACTCCAGCCACTTAAAACGCATACTTTTTCAAATAGTTCGGAacacaataacaataattccCGAAGTATTGGAAGTCAGCAAAATAATGTAGAGGTTGACAATTTATTAAACGATTTTACTCCTGAGGTCACTAACGTTCAGAATAACAACACCCAATCGGTATCGGTCGATTGCCATGTCAAACATGAAGCTGTAACACCCGTAGAAAACAATGgcgtcaaaatatttaatttcgatCGGtatgaacaaaacaaaataggaAGTCAATTTAATAGACCCTTGAGAAAAATTGATATGTCACAGTTGCACTCTATCGAAAACACCAAAATATCTAAAGATAGACCTCCTCAGACCGATGGATCAAAACTTGAGAAAAAGGTTATTCCATCTCTCAAAGCGGCACTTCCAGCAGTTGTAAATGTTTATCCTAATTTGACACAAACCCACCTCAAAGTAAATGAGCACAAAAAGGTATTCACGAATGAGCAAAGTACTAGTTCACTTTCGAGTGATGACAGCGCAGCTATGCTGCAAAAACAACAGTTGCTAAGAGTGGCAGAGTGGGTCGAAAAGAATCTTGAGCAGCAAAATAGTTACAGCGATCCTTTAGAAGATGAGGTGAGCTTCAATAACAGATCAGTACGAAGGGATAGCAAAGTATGTAGACTGACAGAAACGCTTAACGAATTGGCTTTGAATATGCCGCATCCAGTCAGTAAATATTCTAAATCTTACTCCAGAGAGGGGCGTACATGGCCCCATGTAAACAACAAAACCAGCGCACAAACTGAAGAAAAACCTAAGAAGCATGTGCCGAATACAATTATAACTAGTAATGTAGTTAAGGAGACTATATTTCCCGTTGAGAGCGGCGAAGCGACGGTTACTGAGAATAAACCAAATATGAACAAAGTCAATAATATTGAGGAGTTTGACGTTGGTAAGGAGTTGAGAGAAGCGCTGAAGTCTACCGGGGACAAAGAGATAACTGCGGAAGATTTAGCGCGGATGGAGTATAATGTTAAGAAGTTCTTGTTGAGTGGGCCGCACTGGGCGAACCCGGGCTCGGTGGGCAGGAGTCGGCGCACCAGCAGCAAAACTGAGACTGATGTTTAA